Genomic DNA from Rhodoferax mekongensis:
GCGCAGCTGGCGGCGCGACTCCAAAAGCCGGCTTTGCAGGGCCATGACCTCGACGACGCGGGTGTCTTCGCCCAGTTCCAACAAAGCAGGTGGAAAGTCGATAGAAGCGCGCCCTCGCTGCTCAGCCTCCAAGCGAGCTTGGGTTGCCATGGCCACTAACCATTGGCCACGGACAATATCGAGCTGGGCCTTGGCCGATGTGTCGTCCAATCGCACAAGCACCTGCCCCGCCTGCACCTGTGCGCCATCGCGCACCAATATTTCGGACACTTTGCCGCCGGTCAAAGGCTGCACCAGCTTGCGACTGCCGCTTACCACCACGGTTCCTGAGGAGGAAACGGCAGCATCCAAGGGCGCCATGGTCGCCCAAGCCATGAAGGCACCAAACCCGAAGATGAGCAAGAGCCAGCCCCACCGGATAGGGCGCGCATCGTTCAGGTCGACCTGGACGGTCGTACCGAAGGGGGATTCGTTCAACAGCGTGCTCATGTCAATCACTGAACTTGAGGTTGAACGGCGGCATGCCGCTCGCCGGATCGGGCTCGGGCGCCGCTTTGCGCGCAGGTGGCTCCGCGCGCACGGGCTCTAAGGCAGGCGCGGGGGCCGACGGAGCCTGCTTGTTGACCAGGACAGGTGGTACCGCGCCACGAGGTGGCCCGGCGGAATTGGCTGCCGCAGGTACCGGCGCAGGCGCTTCCATTGCCCTGCCATTGAGGGCAGCCAACACCTCTTCGCGCGGGCCAAATGCAGCGATGACACCGTCACGCAACACCATCAATTTGTTGGCGGCCCCCAAGGCTGAAGGCCGGTGGGTGATGATGACCGAGGTACGCCCCCGGGAGGACAGGTCTTTGATGGCGTCCGTGAGGGCTTTTTCCCCCATGTCGTCCAGGTTGGAATTCGGCTCATCCAACACCACCAACACCGGGTTGCCATAGAGCGCTCGTGCCAGCGCGATGCGCTGGCGCTGCCCACCCGAGAGGGCCGCCCCGCCCGCACCTACTGGGGTGTCATATCCCTGTGGCAAGCGCAGGATTTGCTCATGAAAGCCCACACGTTGGGCGGCCACCACGACAAGCTGCGGATCTATCTCGCCGAAGCGGGCAATGTTTTCAGCCACTGTTCCGTCAAACAGTTCGATGTCCTGCGGCAGATAGCCAATGTATGGACCCAGCTCCTGCTTGTTCCAGCGGACCAAGTCTGCGCCATCCAGGCGCACGGTGCCGGAGAGTGCGGGCCAGATACCCACCAGCAGGCGTGCCAGTGTGGACTTGCCGGCGCCGCTGGCACCGATCACCGCCACCGAGTCGCCGGCCTGCAACTGGAAGCTGATCTGCTTGATGATGGCGGCCCGGCCACCGGGCGCTGCGGTGGCAACATTCTCAAACGCGACCTGCCCGCTCGGGGCGGGCAAGGGCATGGCGGGTGGACGCGCGGGGAAAAGAAGCAAAAGCTCTTTGAGCCTCTGGTACGCAGAGCCCGTGGCAACCAGAGAGGCCCAGTTACCCACCAATCCCTCCGCCGGCGCCAGCGCTCTGCTGGTCAGGAGAGACACGGCAATCATCATGCCCCCCGTCATCTTGCCCTCCAGCACCAGCAAGGCGGCCAGTCCCAGCGACAAAGACTGCATGGAAATGCGGACAAACTTGGTGAGGTTGCCCATGACCGCGGCCCTATCGCTTGCGCGGGCCTGCAGCCCGATTTCTTGCGTATGCAGCTTTTGCCAGCGGCGCTGAATCTGGCCCAGCATGCCCATGGCTTCAATGACCTCCACGTTTTGCAAATGGCTGCTGAGCTCCCGCTGGGATTGCATGCTGTATTTCTGGGCCTCACCCAACGCCGCCTTGGCCAGCTTTTCATTGAGCCACGTGATCGCCACCAGCACCAAGGCACCGGCCATGGTGAAAACTGCGACTTCACTGGAGAAAGATGCAATGATCAGCAAATACAAAGGCGCCCAGGGCGCGTCAAACACAGCAATCAAGCCAGGGCCTGTCAGCGATTGACGCAAGGTCGTCAGGTCATGAAGTGGCTGGGTGCTGCTGTTGCCGGGTTGGCGCAACATGCGCTCAAAGGTGGCACTCAGTACGCGCAAGCCCAGCAAATGGTCCAAACGGGCGCTAACGCGAACCAGTATCCAGGAGCGTATGGTTTCCAGCGCCGCCATGAAAAGATAAGCGCCCAGCACCAGAAGCGTCAGCACGAACAGTGTGGTTTCGTTGCGGCTGCCCAGTACGCGGTCATAGACCTGCATCATGTACAGCGAGGGGGCGAGCATCATCAGGTTCAGGAAGCCGCTGAATACGGCCACCGTCACAAACGCCGAGCGCAGCTGGCGCAACGCGTGCTTCAGCTCGTCAGGGGATGATGGGTTCGGGGAGACCATGAAGGAGGTGGTACGGATAGAGCCTTGTCGGCCACCATCTTACGTACGCACCTCTGAAGCTAGGCGTAGAACAGCGCCTGAAAAACCGCCCGTTTTCAGTGCAGAAACTGGCGCTGTCCTTCGAACCGTTGCTCGAAATGGGCCAGCCATGGCTCGGCCAGATAACGGATCTGGGCATCGTTGTGCAGGATGCGCTGCATGATCCGGGTTTTCTCGGCCCGGGACGCCGCATCTAGCTCTTCGCTGCGCGCCCGCTGGCGGAGTTGCTCAATCAGCACGGCGCAGGCTCCCTCGAAGCGCATGACGCCATCCCAGTC
This window encodes:
- a CDS encoding type I secretion system permease/ATPase, translating into MVSPNPSSPDELKHALRQLRSAFVTVAVFSGFLNLMMLAPSLYMMQVYDRVLGSRNETTLFVLTLLVLGAYLFMAALETIRSWILVRVSARLDHLLGLRVLSATFERMLRQPGNSSTQPLHDLTTLRQSLTGPGLIAVFDAPWAPLYLLIIASFSSEVAVFTMAGALVLVAITWLNEKLAKAALGEAQKYSMQSQRELSSHLQNVEVIEAMGMLGQIQRRWQKLHTQEIGLQARASDRAAVMGNLTKFVRISMQSLSLGLAALLVLEGKMTGGMMIAVSLLTSRALAPAEGLVGNWASLVATGSAYQRLKELLLLFPARPPAMPLPAPSGQVAFENVATAAPGGRAAIIKQISFQLQAGDSVAVIGASGAGKSTLARLLVGIWPALSGTVRLDGADLVRWNKQELGPYIGYLPQDIELFDGTVAENIARFGEIDPQLVVVAAQRVGFHEQILRLPQGYDTPVGAGGAALSGGQRQRIALARALYGNPVLVVLDEPNSNLDDMGEKALTDAIKDLSSRGRTSVIITHRPSALGAANKLMVLRDGVIAAFGPREEVLAALNGRAMEAPAPVPAAANSAGPPRGAVPPVLVNKQAPSAPAPALEPVRAEPPARKAAPEPDPASGMPPFNLKFSD
- a CDS encoding flagellar protein FliT, producing the protein MPQMLIDFYKAIEDSSAKMLEAAKAEDWDGVMRFEGACAVLIEQLRQRARSEELDAASRAEKTRIMQRILHNDAQIRYLAEPWLAHFEQRFEGQRQFLH